In a genomic window of Victivallis lenta:
- the aroA gene encoding 3-phosphoshikimate 1-carboxyvinyltransferase, whose protein sequence is MKLLVRPSRLRGEIAVTGSKSHTIRGIAAALAANGTSVLVAPLESADTRSTLEAARLLGAKVREHDDVWEITGTGGVFTDPGRTLDLGNSGTGMRMLTGLCAKQSFPIRFDGDESLRTRLMAGLFDALAPLGCRIESADGKCPFTVEGPLSGGATRVDGTTSQFLTSLLFLLPTLAEDSTVDLDFLNEKPYIGITLAWLDSFGIRYEKSDDMLHWRIPGGQSIPAFRKVIPADFSTAAFPLLAAALAGDGVVIRNLDFTDAQGDKKVFSYFEQMGAKIGHGAELTVGPTGGRLRGCSIDMNETPDALPAMAVAAALAEGETRLLNVPQARVKETDRIAVMASELGKMGADIEELPDGMIIRGGRLHGAEVSSFADHRIAMALAVAGLAADGETVIDGAEAASVTYPDFIRDFQNIGADFTVIQ, encoded by the coding sequence ATGAAGCTTCTGGTCAGGCCCTCTCGCCTCCGCGGCGAAATCGCGGTGACCGGCTCTAAGTCCCACACGATCCGCGGCATTGCGGCGGCGCTGGCCGCGAACGGCACAAGCGTGCTCGTCGCGCCGCTCGAGTCGGCCGACACGCGCTCGACCCTCGAGGCCGCCAGGCTGCTTGGCGCGAAGGTCCGCGAACACGACGATGTCTGGGAGATCACCGGAACCGGCGGCGTCTTTACCGATCCGGGGCGGACGCTCGACCTCGGCAACTCCGGCACCGGCATGCGGATGCTGACCGGGCTTTGCGCGAAGCAGAGCTTTCCGATCCGCTTCGATGGCGACGAGAGCTTGCGGACCCGGCTGATGGCCGGACTTTTCGATGCGCTCGCTCCGCTCGGATGCCGGATTGAATCGGCCGACGGCAAATGTCCGTTCACGGTCGAAGGGCCGCTCTCCGGCGGGGCGACCCGGGTGGACGGCACGACGTCGCAGTTTCTGACTTCGCTGCTTTTTCTGCTGCCGACGCTGGCGGAGGATTCGACGGTTGACCTCGATTTCCTGAATGAAAAGCCGTATATCGGCATTACGCTCGCGTGGCTTGATTCGTTCGGCATCCGCTATGAGAAGAGTGACGACATGCTGCACTGGCGGATTCCGGGCGGGCAGTCGATTCCGGCGTTCCGCAAGGTCATTCCTGCCGATTTTTCGACGGCGGCGTTTCCGCTTCTCGCGGCGGCGCTGGCGGGCGACGGCGTCGTGATCCGCAATCTCGACTTCACGGATGCCCAGGGGGATAAAAAGGTATTCTCCTATTTCGAGCAGATGGGCGCGAAGATCGGGCACGGCGCGGAACTGACGGTCGGTCCGACCGGCGGCCGGCTCCGGGGATGCTCGATCGACATGAACGAAACGCCGGATGCGCTCCCGGCCATGGCGGTTGCGGCGGCGCTGGCCGAAGGGGAAACCCGGCTGCTGAATGTGCCGCAGGCGCGGGTCAAGGAGACCGACCGGATCGCAGTCATGGCCTCGGAGCTCGGAAAAATGGGGGCCGATATCGAGGAGCTGCCGGACGGTATGATCATCCGGGGCGGCCGGCTTCATGGCGCTGAGGTGTCGAGCTTTGCCGACCATCGCATCGCGATGGCACTGGCGGTCGCCGGGCTGGCGGCCGACGGAGAAACCGTGATTGACGGGGCGGAGGCCGCGTCCGTCACTTATCCGGACTTTATCCGTGATTTTCAGAATATCGGTGCGGATTTCACTGTCATACAATAA
- the rlmN gene encoding 23S rRNA (adenine(2503)-C(2))-methyltransferase RlmN gives MSVEVPKKPFLAGSLREELAAWCVKECMAKFRANQIAEWLYKHGVIDPAEMKNLPLPLRGMLDSRFYAPGSRVTETAGTPGGTEKLLLELFDGETIEMVLIPGREERLTFCLSTQVGCPVQCLFCASGRGGLVRNLSAGEMVEEFLLGSRRAGRRPDNIVFMGIGEGLLNFDELQKTLHILSAPEYFGMSPRRITVSTSGYVPGMLKFAELGKEYTLAISLHAPDDETRAKIIPGKVRYPISEIMAAADRYLEKAGRMVTLEYTLLDGINDSPAAAQKMARLAREHHAKINLIPYNATDSKFRRPSPKAIAEFEKMISDAGAHVTVRTERGSENAAACGQLRARHGKHRAEKN, from the coding sequence TTGAGTGTCGAAGTTCCGAAGAAGCCGTTTCTGGCCGGTTCGCTGCGCGAAGAGCTTGCCGCCTGGTGCGTGAAGGAGTGCATGGCGAAATTCCGGGCCAACCAGATCGCGGAGTGGCTCTACAAACACGGCGTAATCGACCCGGCGGAAATGAAAAACCTGCCGCTGCCGCTGCGCGGAATGCTCGATTCCCGGTTTTACGCGCCAGGCAGCCGCGTCACCGAGACGGCCGGAACGCCGGGAGGCACAGAGAAGCTTCTCCTGGAGCTGTTCGATGGGGAAACCATCGAGATGGTGCTGATTCCGGGGCGCGAGGAGCGGCTGACCTTCTGCCTCTCGACGCAGGTCGGCTGCCCGGTGCAGTGCCTGTTCTGTGCAAGCGGCCGGGGCGGACTGGTCCGCAATCTCTCTGCGGGAGAGATGGTCGAAGAGTTTCTGCTCGGCTCCCGCCGGGCCGGCCGGCGGCCCGACAATATCGTGTTCATGGGGATCGGCGAAGGACTGTTGAATTTCGACGAGCTCCAGAAGACGCTTCATATCCTGAGCGCGCCGGAGTATTTCGGCATGTCGCCGCGGCGGATCACCGTCTCGACCAGCGGCTACGTTCCCGGGATGCTGAAGTTCGCGGAGCTCGGGAAGGAGTATACGCTTGCAATTTCGCTGCACGCTCCGGATGACGAAACACGCGCGAAAATCATTCCGGGAAAGGTGCGCTACCCGATCTCCGAAATCATGGCGGCGGCGGACCGCTACCTCGAAAAAGCCGGCCGCATGGTGACGCTCGAATACACGCTCCTCGACGGCATCAACGATTCGCCCGCAGCGGCGCAGAAGATGGCCCGGCTGGCGCGCGAACACCATGCGAAGATCAATCTGATTCCGTATAATGCAACCGACTCGAAATTCCGGCGTCCTTCGCCGAAAGCGATCGCGGAATTCGAAAAGATGATTTCCGATGCGGGCGCGCATGTAACGGTGCGGACGGAGCGGGGCAGCGAGAATGCCGCGGCCTGCGGCCAGCTGCGGGCGCGGCACGGCAAACACCGTGCGGAGAAAAATTGA
- a CDS encoding tetratricopeptide repeat protein, translating to MKISAKLTLLCALVGSISLSGAEITADNLAETPAAPAAAPKFSAAAEARVRALENFMTATKSRNRDERFSLFLEVLRDDPAAIPPRNYIRGMVDTRADARKIARPLLEISRANPNVPGLAALAGQMCYAANLPPAEYLDDIRGILDGVSEPDKLPDDEKNEYYNIIGAYSSALKQVRDYRTGTHYFESELDREASAYRSMLLRFAVDFEHFFSRYGKRDSRWFGLADSDRRAAEKRFEQLFTELESLEKDASPEELERNIDFYLSVGKPEAALRAAERLVKASQQPSNETRYAYVAIEAKQFDKIPPIVEKLSKIDGWKGVSQLISINSLIAQGKYDEAQKEIGQLKVPIARDEFTLKVLEAKKDYKAMRDELNAMEKRLSPGVDVDLANALRQLIVAEKLRDVELLNRVWKLLADTKQIESPDAANSVGYVAAELNVRLDEAAKLIEEAVKGEPDNYAYLDSMAWVLYRQGRYDEAQKYIDLALRASEQELARGVIYEHLGDILLARGKKAEALAAYREALDYAADDDFDPARVEAKCKKLE from the coding sequence ATGAAAATTTCAGCCAAGCTTACGCTTCTTTGCGCCCTGGTCGGGAGCATCTCCCTTTCAGGCGCCGAAATCACCGCAGACAACCTCGCGGAAACGCCGGCCGCGCCGGCCGCGGCACCGAAGTTTTCCGCCGCCGCCGAAGCACGGGTCCGCGCGCTCGAGAATTTCATGACGGCGACCAAGAGCCGCAACCGTGACGAGCGGTTCTCGCTCTTCCTCGAAGTGCTGCGCGACGATCCGGCGGCAATCCCGCCGCGCAACTACATCCGCGGCATGGTCGACACCCGGGCCGACGCCCGCAAAATCGCCCGGCCCCTGCTCGAAATCTCGCGCGCCAATCCGAACGTGCCCGGGCTGGCGGCGCTGGCCGGCCAGATGTGTTACGCGGCCAATCTGCCGCCGGCGGAATATCTGGACGATATCCGCGGCATCCTCGACGGCGTCTCCGAACCGGACAAGCTTCCGGATGATGAGAAAAACGAGTATTACAACATCATCGGCGCCTACTCCTCGGCTTTGAAGCAGGTCCGCGATTACCGGACCGGCACGCATTATTTCGAATCGGAACTCGACCGCGAGGCTTCGGCGTACCGTTCGATGCTGCTCCGTTTCGCCGTGGATTTCGAGCACTTCTTTTCCCGTTACGGCAAGCGCGACTCCCGCTGGTTCGGCCTTGCCGACAGCGACCGCCGGGCGGCGGAAAAACGGTTCGAACAACTGTTCACCGAGCTGGAATCGCTTGAAAAGGACGCTTCCCCGGAGGAGCTTGAGCGCAACATCGATTTCTATTTGTCGGTCGGCAAGCCCGAAGCGGCGCTCCGGGCGGCGGAACGGCTCGTGAAAGCGTCGCAGCAGCCTTCGAACGAAACCCGCTACGCTTACGTCGCCATCGAAGCGAAACAGTTCGACAAAATTCCGCCGATCGTCGAAAAGCTCAGCAAGATCGACGGCTGGAAGGGCGTGTCGCAGCTGATCAGCATCAACAGCCTGATCGCGCAGGGCAAATACGACGAGGCGCAGAAGGAGATCGGACAGCTCAAAGTGCCGATCGCACGGGACGAGTTCACGCTGAAAGTCCTCGAAGCGAAGAAGGACTACAAGGCGATGCGGGACGAGCTCAATGCGATGGAGAAGCGTCTCTCCCCCGGAGTCGACGTCGATCTTGCGAATGCGCTCCGCCAGCTGATCGTCGCCGAAAAGCTCCGGGACGTCGAACTCCTGAACCGGGTCTGGAAGCTGCTGGCCGACACGAAGCAGATCGAATCTCCCGACGCGGCAAATTCGGTCGGTTATGTGGCGGCTGAACTCAATGTGCGCCTCGACGAAGCCGCGAAGCTGATCGAAGAGGCAGTCAAGGGCGAGCCGGACAACTACGCCTACCTCGACAGCATGGCGTGGGTCCTTTACCGCCAGGGCAGATACGACGAGGCTCAGAAGTACATTGATCTCGCCCTGCGCGCCTCCGAGCAGGAGCTGGCCCGCGGCGTCATTTACGAACATCTCGGCGACATCCTGCTGGCCCGCGGCAAGAAGGCCGAAGCGCTCGCCGCTTACCGCGAAGCGCTCGACTATGCGGCGGACGACGATTTCGATCCGGCCCGGGTCGAAGCGAAATGCAAAAAACTGGAGTAG
- a CDS encoding AURKAIP1/COX24 domain-containing protein — MGNLKKKRRKKIAKHKRKKQLKLLRHKKK; from the coding sequence ATGGGCAACCTGAAAAAGAAACGGCGTAAGAAGATCGCCAAGCACAAGCGGAAGAAGCAGCTGAAACTGCTGCGGCACAAGAAGAAATAA
- a CDS encoding ATPase, T2SS/T4P/T4SS family translates to MLYNLFAVLILLGWIFSGVYALDSISGKIGENARGRKWLNLAAVFFGPFVLLGVWASSAFRKEESGEEGASVPVVVRGKGKRGAPVALLTDRAGNPVTPLDNRPPAVEAMETVYQLMQEAVERKATRVIVQPDLEGEYHVRFRIDGAEENISSLGALQGGSLVSAFKHAAGMSTSERRSSQSGGFFLQTGKAPLNCPAQSSRSGGGEQIVVRLGTIEAVPPLEGLGIPAGGLAELRELLGGGSGLVLLLGRPGSGLTTTMYSILQSPELAERRIASFESPVEFKLDNVMQNEVDPHRGNTLLKLLGNAINDGADTLAVGNLNDAESARLTVNFARNGKLSVAVLDCATPLEAFARFEKWEITPRMLGGMPLCLLSQALARKTGGGYAAVFDLPDRSALDSALETKGVTIDMVRQAIGKGGDGTGLMEELDILVNDGTITRDEAARVVKTIARKGE, encoded by the coding sequence GTGCTTTACAATCTGTTTGCGGTGTTGATTCTGCTGGGCTGGATTTTTTCCGGCGTTTACGCCCTCGATTCTATCAGCGGGAAGATCGGCGAGAATGCCCGGGGAAGGAAGTGGCTGAATCTGGCCGCCGTCTTCTTCGGGCCGTTCGTCCTGCTCGGCGTCTGGGCGTCATCCGCTTTCAGGAAGGAGGAGAGCGGCGAGGAGGGGGCGTCCGTTCCGGTCGTCGTGCGCGGCAAGGGGAAGCGCGGCGCTCCGGTCGCGCTGCTGACCGACCGCGCCGGGAATCCGGTGACGCCGCTCGACAACCGCCCGCCCGCCGTCGAGGCGATGGAGACGGTCTATCAACTTATGCAGGAGGCGGTCGAACGCAAAGCCACCCGGGTCATCGTGCAGCCCGACCTGGAAGGGGAATATCATGTCCGGTTCCGGATCGACGGCGCGGAGGAGAACATCTCCTCTCTCGGTGCGTTGCAGGGCGGCAGTCTGGTCTCCGCCTTCAAGCACGCGGCCGGAATGTCGACGAGCGAGCGGCGCAGCAGCCAGTCCGGCGGCTTCTTCCTGCAGACCGGCAAGGCGCCGCTCAACTGCCCGGCCCAGAGTTCGCGCTCCGGCGGCGGCGAGCAGATCGTGGTCCGGCTCGGAACGATCGAAGCGGTTCCGCCGCTGGAGGGGCTCGGCATTCCGGCCGGCGGCCTGGCCGAGCTGCGTGAGCTGCTCGGCGGCGGCAGCGGGCTGGTTCTGCTGCTCGGCCGTCCCGGCAGCGGCCTCACGACGACGATGTATTCAATCCTGCAGTCGCCGGAGCTGGCGGAGCGCCGGATCGCCTCTTTTGAAAGCCCGGTCGAATTCAAGCTCGACAATGTCATGCAGAACGAAGTCGATCCGCATCGCGGCAATACGCTGCTGAAACTGCTCGGCAATGCGATCAACGACGGCGCCGATACGCTGGCGGTCGGGAATCTGAACGATGCGGAGAGTGCGCGGCTCACCGTGAATTTCGCCCGGAACGGCAAGTTATCCGTCGCCGTGCTCGACTGCGCGACGCCGCTGGAGGCGTTCGCCCGGTTCGAGAAATGGGAGATCACGCCGCGCATGCTCGGCGGCATGCCGCTGTGCCTTCTGAGCCAGGCGCTGGCCCGGAAGACGGGGGGCGGTTATGCGGCCGTGTTCGACCTGCCTGACCGCAGCGCGCTCGACAGCGCGCTCGAAACCAAAGGCGTGACCATCGACATGGTCCGTCAGGCCATCGGCAAGGGCGGCGACGGCACCGGGCTGATGGAAGAACTCGATATCCTCGTCAACGACGGCACGATTACACGGGATGAGGCCGCGCGGGTGGTGAAGACGATTGCGAGAAAGGGAGAATAG